From Scatophagus argus isolate fScaArg1 chromosome 10, fScaArg1.pri, whole genome shotgun sequence, a single genomic window includes:
- the sprn gene encoding shadow of prion protein, with translation MSGMNQVLATCWTCLLLSAFLCEPVLSKGGRGGSRGSSRGSPSRSSTVGSYRGGGAHGGTRSRFRVAGRTSPVRVASAAAAGAAVALTADKWYASAYRRSKADSSEEELDYYNRTNYFDALMSGSTQNGYSLSQLVSIIIATFSPKYGLLLDSML, from the coding sequence ATGTCAGGAATGAACCAGGTGCTTGCAACATGCTGGActtgcctcctcctctctgctttcctgtGTGAGCCCGTGCTGTCCAAGGGCGGTCGCGGAGGCTCCCGGGGTTCCTCTCGGGGGTCCCCCTCCCGCAGCTCCACGGTGGGGAGCTACCGAGGAGGAGGTGCCCACGGTGGTACCCGCTCTCGCTTCAGGGTGGCAGGGCGGACGTCCCCTGTGAGGGTGGCgagcgcagcagcagcaggggcagCCGTGGCGCTAACAGCGGATAAATGGTACGCCTCTGCATACCGCCGCAGCAAAGCCGACAGCTCAGAGGAAGAGCTGGATTACTACAACAGGACCAATTACTTTGATGCCCTAATGTCAGGATCAACCCAAAACGGatattctctctctcagctggttTCTATCATTATTGCAACATTCTCCCCAAAGTATGGACTCCTCCTGGACAGTATGCTGTAG
- the si:ch211-217g15.3 gene encoding uncharacterized protein si:ch211-217g15.3: MFRFSLIYCVVLVFGVIAKPYKPWNEVKDEAFQDVVMSINDRGKMSWGIEVEPPEDRDEAKFDIDPRMMIHKKAEEDLDELYHPSVVDLDVQVQNLRAQDEADVKGEQEHANIRYHQEPEEDNDDIDHPVFSEVNSEEPEQDLDDRYSDPLMAAYRAGVEVHVEPEKNEDELYHQDDQRSLVRTAVRDESQVRVHPLPEEDMDDLYHKDVAQPIPYQGDTEAAAPDVPSQRMYSQPEEDLDYLYHQ, translated from the exons ATGTTCAG GTTTTCTTTAATCTACTGTGTTGTCCTGGTATTTGGCGTCATAGCAAAGCCATATAAACCTTGG AATGAAGTTAAAGATGAAGCATTCCAGGATGTTGTCAT GTCCATAAATGACAGAGGTAAGATGTCCTGGGGAATCGAAGTGGAGCCACCAGAGGACAGGGATGAGGCTAAATTTGACATCGACCCTCGCATGATGATTCACAAGAAAGCCGAAGAAGATCTAGATGAGCTGTACCACCCTTCAGTGGTTGATCTTGACGTTCAAGTCCAAAACCTGCGGGCCCAAGATGAAGCTGACGTCAAGGGAGAGCAGGAACATGCCAACATCAGGTACCATCAGGAACCAGAGGAGGATAATGATGACATCGACCACCCTGTTTTCAGTGAGGTGAACTCAGAAGAACCTGAGCAGGACTTGGATGACAGATATTCGGACCCACTGATGGCTGCATACAGAGCTGGCGTAGAGGTCCATGTTGAACCTGAGAAGAATGAAGACGAGTTGTATCATCAAGACGACCAGCGATCTCTTGTGCGGACGGCGGTCAGAGATGAAAGTCAGGTCAGAGTTCACCCTCTTCCCGAAGAGGACATGGATGACCTGTACCACAAAGATGTCGCACAGCCCATCCCTTACCAAGGAGATACTGAAGCTGCCGCTCCTGATGTGCCGTCTCAGAGGATGTACAGCCAACCAGAAGAAGATCTGGATTATCTCTACCACCAGTAA
- the fuom gene encoding fucose mutarotase — MVVLKGIPSVLSPELLYALAKMGHGDELVLADANFPASSICACGPTEIRADGLGIPQLLEAILRLLPLDTYVPSPAAVMDLVDSDKQRCLAVPVWDTYAQLLGQAGSQTPLEKVERFAFYERAKKAYAVVATGETALYGNIILKKGVIPAELLQ, encoded by the exons ATGGTCGTACTGAAAGGGATCCCTTCTGTTTTATCACCTGAACTGCTGTATGCACTGGCTAAAATGGGCCATGGGGATGAACTGG tGCTTGCAGATGCAAATTTTCCAGCATCTTCGATTTGTGCTTGTGGTCCAACCGAGATAAGAGCTGATG GTTTGGGAATCCCACAGCTGTTGGAGGCCATTTTGAGGCTTCTGCCCCTGGACACCTATGTCCCCTCTCCG GCTGCAGTCATGGATCTGGTGGACAGTGACAAGCAGAGGTGTTTAGCTGTCCCTGTGTGGGACACCTATGCACAGCTCCTGGGTCAGGCTGGGTCACAG ACTCCACTTGAGAAGGTGGAAAGGTTTGCTTTCTATGAGCGAGCCAAGAAAGCGTACGCTGTTGTGGCAACAGG GGAGACGGCCCTGTATGGTAACATTATACTGAAGAAGGGGGTCATTCCTGCTGAGCTtctacagtga
- the echs1 gene encoding enoyl-CoA hydratase, mitochondrial, producing the protein MAFLCRSAASLLKPSRAAPAVLTAARLYSSGGQYEYILVEKRGEKNNVGFIQLNRPKALNALCDGLMKEVGRALDAFEADSDVGAVVITGSEKAFAAGADIKEMQNRTFQECYGGNFLAHWNRVSTVRKPVIAAVNGFALGGGCELAMMCDIIYAGEKAQFGQPEILLGTIPGAGGTQRLTRAVGKSLAMEMVLTGDRINAQDAKQSGLVSKVCPVDQLVSEAVKCGEKIASNSKLVSAMAKEAVNAAYELTLAEGNRLEKRLFHATFATDDRKEGMTAFVEKRKASFQDK; encoded by the exons ATGGCCTTCCTGTGCAGAAGTGCTGCTTCGCTCCTGAAGCCCTCCAGAGCAGCGCCGGCTGTCCTGACTGCTGCCCGCCTCTACagctcag GTGGTCAGTATGAGTACATTTTGGTGGAGAAGCGAGGTGAGAAGAATAACGTGGGTTTCATCCAGCTGAACCGACCCAAAGCTCTCAACGCTTTGTGTGACGGGCTGATGAAGGAGGTGGGACGGGCCCTGGATGCCTTTGAAGCCGACAGTGACGTTGGAGCCGTCGTCATCACTGGCAGTGAGAAAGCCTTTGCTG CGGGAGCGGACATTAAAGAAATGCAGAATCGCACCTTCCAGGAGTGTTATGGTGGAAACTTCCTGGCTCATTGGAACAGGGTGTCCACAGTGAGGAAGCCTGTGATTGCAGCTGTCAATGGATTTGCT CTGGGTGGAGGCTGTGAGCTGGCGATGATGTGTGACATCATCTATGCCGGAGAGAAGGCGCAGTTTGGCCAACCAGAGATCCTGCTGGGGACCATCCCAG GGGCGGGTGGCACCCAGCGACTGACCCGTGCGGTGGGAAAATCCCTGGCTATGGAGATGGTACTCACAGGAGACCGAATTAATGCACAAGACGCCAAGCAGTCAG GTTTGGTGAGTAAAGTTTGTCCTGTGGACCAGTTGGTGTCCGAAGCTGTTAAATGTGGGGAGAAAATTGCATCCAACTCCAAACTGGTCAGTGCTATGGCAAAAGAGGCTGTTAACGCAG CTTATGAACTGACTTTGGCTGAGGGTAATCGTCTGGAAAAGCGCTTATTCCACGCTACCTTTGCTACA GATGACCGTAAAGAAGGCATGACGGCATTTGTGGAGAAGAGAAAGGCCAGTTTCCAGGACAAGTAG